The following is a genomic window from Saccopteryx bilineata isolate mSacBil1 chromosome 4, mSacBil1_pri_phased_curated, whole genome shotgun sequence.
TAACTTATTCCTGGAGTCAAAGGTTTCCTATAGATGGGTTCTCTGAAGACTCAACACCTAAAATGTGAAATTTAAAGATGAAGAGTGTGTCATCATTAATAGCAGCTTTCCTGCATTCTTAGGAACACAAGAGTCCTTCTAACCATCGCTTTACAATTGTATGTTTACAAAGTGTATGTAACTACAGTTGAATCTCTGTAAATAGTTATCACCTGCATGAAGAAAGAATTTCTACAGAACTAAAAGCTGCTCCTGTGGTGTACCTAAGGTCATACAAAACGTGTACCTCAGATATAACAAAATATGATTCTGTTCTCCAACAGCATTAAGTATGCAGGATGGCTGAAAGAAATAAGATTTAGCAGCTTAGAGCATGGATTTCCGGAGCCCGTTACTTACGTTTGGAGCCACATGATGTCGCTCTGTACCATAAAATGATCTGAtggagaacagaagaaaaaaaaaatccattctatTATTATTGTAAAAAAGCTGCATCCACTATCCAGATGCTGAAATATGGAGGATGCAGCGACACTGGACTGAACAGTCAGAAGATCTCTTTTGATTCGAAAATAATATCCCTTAATGAGAATAAGTACTGTAGGCTTGTGATGGAGTTTTTCTGGGGAAGAGGCCAGGAATCCCGGCGTCTGCTGCTCTCCCTTCTGCTCCTCGCAGCCTGGAAGATGGGGAACGGCCAGGTCCACTACTCGGTCCTGGAGGAGGCCAAACACGGCACCTTCGTGGGTCGCATCGCGCAGGACCTGGGGCTAGAGCTGGCGGAGCTGGTGCCGCGCCTGTTCAGGGTGGCGTCCAAAGAACGCGGGGACCTTCTGGAGGTAAATCTGCAGAATGGCATTTTGTTTGTGAATTCTCGTATCGACCGCGAGGAGCTGTGCGGGCGGAGTGTGGAGTGCAGTATCCACCTGGAAGTGATCGTGGAGAGGCCGCTGCAGGTTTTCcatgtggaggtggaggtgaaggaTATTAATGACAGCCCGCCTGTCTTCCCAGGAACACAAAAGAATCTGTTTATCGCGGAATCGAGGCCGCTTGACTCTCAGTTTCCACTAGAGGGCGCATCCGATGCAGATACCGGGGAAAATGCTCTGCTGACTTACAGACTGAGCCCCAATGAGTATTTCTCGCTGAAAAAACCATCCGAAGATGAGCGGGCAAAACGTCTTGGGCTTGTATTAAGGAAACTCCTAGACAGGGAAGAAGCTCCAGAGATTTTTTTAGTGCTCACGGCCACTGATGGCGGCAAACCTAAGCTGACTGGTACCGTTCAGTTACACATCACAGTGCTGGACGCCAATGACAACGCCCCAGCTTTCGACAGAACACTCTATGTGGTGAAATTACCAGAAAATGTTCCTAATGGGACGTTGGTAATTAAACTTAATGCCTCAGATTTAGACGAAGGTTTGAATggagatattatttattcattctcaaCGGATATTTTACCAAATGTAAAATCCAAGTTTCACATAGATCCAGTTATTGGAGAAATTGTGGTAAAGGGATATATCGATTTTGAAGAAAGCAAATCTTATGAAATTCTTGTAGAGGGCATTGACAAGGGACAACTTCCACTCTCTGGCCACTGTACAGTTATGGTGGAAGTTGAAGACACCAACGATAATGTCCCAGTAATGGAATTCAAGTCCTTATCACTCCCAATCAAAGAAGATGCTTCAGTGGGAACTGTCATCGCCCTGATTCGAGTGTCCGACCGCGACTCTGGTGTCAATGGGCAGGTGACCTGCACCCTGTCATCCCACGTTCCCTTCAAGCTGGTGTCTACTTTCAAAAATTACTATTCGCTGGTGCTGGACAGCGCTCTGGACCGCGAGAGCGTGTCCGAATATGCTGTAGTAGTGACCGCGCGGGACGGCGGCTCACCTTCGCTGTCAGCCATCGCCAGCGTGTCCGTGGAGGTGGCCGACGTGAACGACAACGCGCCAACGTTCGCGCAGCCCGAGTACACGGTGTTCGTGAAGGAGAACAACCCGCCAGGCTGCCACATCTTCACGGTGTCCGCGCAGGACTTGGACGCGCAGGAGAACGCGCTGGTGTCCTACTCGCTGGTGGAGCGGCGGGTGGGCGAGCGTGCGCTGTCGAGCTACGTGTCGGTGCACGCGGACAGCGGCAAGGTGTACGCGCTGCAGCCTCTGGACCACGAGGAGCTGGAGCTGCTGCAGTTCCAGGTGAGCGCGCGCGACGCGGGCGTGCCGCCTCTGGGCAGCAACGTGACGCTGCAGGTGTTCGTGCTGGACGAGAACGACAACGCGCCCGCGCTGCTGCCGCCTGGGGCGGGCGGAGTGGATGACGCAGTGAGCGAGCTGGTGTCTCGGTCGGTGGGCGCGGGCCAGATGGTGGCGAAGGTGCGCGCGGTGGACGCGGACTCTGGCTACAACGCGTGGCTGTCTTATGAGCTGCAGCCGACGGCGGGTGGTGCGCGCAGCCCTTTCCGCGTGGGGCTGTACACGGGTGAGATCAGCACGACGCGCGCCCTGGAGGAGGCGGACGCGCCGCGCCAGCGCCTGCTGGTTCTGGTGAAGGACCACGGAGAGCTGCCGCTGACCGCCACTGCCACTGTACTGCTGTCGCTGGTGGAGAGCGCCCAGGCGCCAAAGACTCTGTCGCAGGCGTCAGTGGGCGTCGTGAGGGCAGAGAGCGCGCTGGTGGATGTGAACGTGTATCTGATCATCGCCATCTGCGCGGTGTCCAGCCTGTTGGTGCTCACGCTGCTGCTGTACACGGCGCTGAGGTGCTCGGCGCCGCCCACCGAGAGCGCATGCGCGCCGGGGAAGCCCAGGCTGGTGTGCTCCAGCGCGGTGGGGAGCTGGTCGTACACGCAGCAGAGGCAACAAAGGGTGTGCTCTGGAGAGGGGCCATCCAAGACCGACCTCATGGCTTTTAGTCCCAGTGTACCAGACTCTGGGGACCGAGAAGATCAGCCAGCAACGGGGGATTCCCTTTCAAAGGTTAGTTTATAAATATCCTTTGTTTATTTCGAATAATTTAAtctgaagttttcttttattttatcaatCTCTTCTTAGTTTAAAAGATTTTTCAGAATCAAATTTCTCTGACttaaatttctttactttttcttaggCATTTAAGCTAAAACATTACAGAATTACAGGACACAAGGCAATatatgttgtttcatttttaatctttattattcaATGCATAGATGTAACTATAGTTATAAACTTTGTGTCTACTATTATCAGGTGTAATAAACTTCACCTATTTATTATCAGGCGTAATAAACTTTTTGGAGATCATTTTCTTGTTATTGCCCATATTTGAAATGTGCACAGAATAATGTTGGTCAATCAATTATTTGAAAGTGAAAGCTTCCATTCCAGAAGCCACTCAAATGCATCTTCCAaacacttttccttttttctttctcagttgaAATATTGGTTTTAGCTTTATAACTTTGGTTACTTTTGACCAGTTTCCTGaactttatgtaaataaaattgcACAGCCCTACCTGGGTGGCTCAGCTGGCTAGACTATTCTCcccataagccaaggttgcaggttcaatccccagtcagggcacatacaagagtcaaccaagaATTGCATaaatagtggaacaacaaatccgtgtatctgtctctctccctttctctctaaaatcaatcactcaataaagaaaaaattaaaaataaagggaagTGCACATGTGtattatgtgtgtgcatatgtttgtGTGTTCTTCATATTTATCATTCATCATTTTGTGAAATCATCCATATTGCCATATTaaggttcatttattttatctcttgTAGTTTATTTTATGAACGTACTATGAGTTATTTCACCCCACTGTTAAGGATTTGGAATTGTTTATCTTTatgcctattttaatttttaaagatattatttattgattttagagacaggagagagagaggtgggtggagtgagaagcatcaacttgtagttacttctcacatgtgccctgaccaggcaaccggtgacctcagcgctcccagtcaatgctctctccactgtgccaccaccagtcagttcATACCTATTTTAAGTAGGGCTGccataaatatattcattaaaattagTGCCTATATAaacacttttctcattttttatgtgaTTAGTGAAACACAGAATGTGTACACATCTTCACCTTTAATAGATAAtgccaaacaattttttttttgtatttttctgaagctggaaatggggagagagagtcagacagactcccgcatgcgcccgaccgggatccaccccgcatgcccaccaggggcaacgctctgcccaccagggggcgatgctctgcccctccggggcgtcgctctgccgtgaccagagccactctagcgcctggggcagaggccaaggagccatccccagcgcccgggccatctttgctccaatggagccttggctgcaggaggggaagagagagacagagaggaaagagggggagggggtggagaagcaaatgggcgcttctcctatgtgccctggctgggaatcgaacctgagtcccccgcttgccaagccgacgctctaccgctgagccaaccggccagggccaatgccaaacaatttttaaaatgcatttaccTGTTTACACTGGTGCTAGAGTGTATGAGACTTCCTATTGTTCTACATATCCCCCAAACTAGGCACtgtctgattatttatttattttttgtgacagagacagagagagacagcgagaaggacagatagggacagatagacaggaagggagagagatgagaagcatcagttcttccttacagcacttcagttgttcattgattgctttcttattagtgccttgaccagggggctacagcagaccgagtaaccccttgcttaagctgttgctgggatcaagctggtgagccttgctcaaaccagatgagcccgcgctcaagttggcgacctcggggttttgaacctgggtcttccatatcccagtctgacactctatcca
Proteins encoded in this region:
- the LOC136333504 gene encoding protocadherin alpha-4-like, which encodes MEFFWGRGQESRRLLLSLLLLAAWKMGNGQVHYSVLEEAKHGTFVGRIAQDLGLELAELVPRLFRVASKERGDLLEVNLQNGILFVNSRIDREELCGRSVECSIHLEVIVERPLQVFHVEVEVKDINDSPPVFPGTQKNLFIAESRPLDSQFPLEGASDADTGENALLTYRLSPNEYFSLKKPSEDERAKRLGLVLRKLLDREEAPEIFLVLTATDGGKPKLTGTVQLHITVLDANDNAPAFDRTLYVVKLPENVPNGTLVIKLNASDLDEGLNGDIIYSFSTDILPNVKSKFHIDPVIGEIVVKGYIDFEESKSYEILVEGIDKGQLPLSGHCTVMVEVEDTNDNVPVMEFKSLSLPIKEDASVGTVIALIRVSDRDSGVNGQVTCTLSSHVPFKLVSTFKNYYSLVLDSALDRESVSEYAVVVTARDGGSPSLSAIASVSVEVADVNDNAPTFAQPEYTVFVKENNPPGCHIFTVSAQDLDAQENALVSYSLVERRVGERALSSYVSVHADSGKVYALQPLDHEELELLQFQVSARDAGVPPLGSNVTLQVFVLDENDNAPALLPPGAGGVDDAVSELVSRSVGAGQMVAKVRAVDADSGYNAWLSYELQPTAGGARSPFRVGLYTGEISTTRALEEADAPRQRLLVLVKDHGELPLTATATVLLSLVESAQAPKTLSQASVGVVRAESALVDVNVYLIIAICAVSSLLVLTLLLYTALRCSAPPTESACAPGKPRLVCSSAVGSWSYTQQRQQRVCSGEGPSKTDLMAFSPSVPDSGDREDQPATGDSLSKVSL